A DNA window from Providencia huaxiensis contains the following coding sequences:
- a CDS encoding FCD domain-containing protein produces the protein MKTQYRSYQYLGQQLKELIASGEYPIGSRLMPEREIAKKYDVSRSLVREALIMLEIEKLVSIKKGSGVYVINHPDLLIDEVKSLDHGPFEILQARQVIESAIAACAALSATKADIQEIRALLEDERIKVANNESDDANDHKFHVLIARASKNDMMAKIIDDIWAVRLQSPMWDKLHEHIDNTTYRKKWLIDHENILNALQKRDPELAKKEMWQHLENVKNTLMQLSDFDDPNFDGYLFETIPYQTIFE, from the coding sequence ATGAAAACTCAATACCGCTCGTACCAATACCTAGGTCAGCAGTTAAAAGAGCTCATTGCATCTGGTGAATATCCGATAGGAAGTCGTTTAATGCCGGAGCGTGAGATCGCTAAAAAATATGATGTTAGTCGCTCATTGGTACGTGAAGCACTCATCATGTTGGAAATTGAAAAATTGGTTTCTATCAAGAAAGGTTCTGGTGTTTATGTCATCAACCACCCAGATCTGTTAATTGATGAAGTTAAAAGTTTAGACCATGGCCCTTTTGAAATACTGCAAGCTCGCCAAGTGATTGAAAGTGCGATAGCTGCATGTGCTGCTTTGTCAGCAACAAAAGCCGATATCCAAGAGATCCGCGCATTATTAGAAGATGAGCGAATCAAAGTCGCGAATAATGAAAGTGACGATGCTAATGATCATAAGTTTCATGTGTTGATTGCTCGCGCAAGCAAGAACGACATGATGGCGAAGATTATTGATGATATCTGGGCTGTGCGGTTACAAAGCCCTATGTGGGATAAACTACATGAGCATATCGACAATACGACTTACCGGAAGAAGTGGTTGATTGATCATGAAAATATTTTAAATGCACTACAAAAACGTGATCCTGAATTGGCTAAAAAAGAGATGTGGCAGCATTTAGAGAATGTCAAAAATACGCTAATGCAGCTTTCTGATTTTGATGACCCCAATTTTGATGGTTACCTATTTGAAACAATTCCTTATCAGACTATTTTTGAATAA
- the manD gene encoding D-mannonate dehydratase ManD, with translation MKIIKAEVFVCSPGRNFVTLKITTDEGVYGLGDATLNGRELSVASYLQDHLCPQLIGRDPHKIEDIYQFFYKGAYWRRGPVTMSAISAIDMALWDIKGKVANLPVYQLLGGASREGVMVYCHTTGTDIAETLDNYAKYKEKGFKAIRVQCGIPGMATTYGQSKGKNLAYEPATKGHHPEEQFWSTEKYLDFMPKLFEAVRDKYGFNEHLLHDMHHRLTPIEAARFGKSIEDYRLFWMEDPTPAENQACFRLIRQHTVTPIAVGEVFNSIWDCKQLIEEQLIDYIRTTITHAGGITGMRRIADFASLYQVRTGSHGPSDLSPICHAAALHFDLWVPNFGVQEFMGYSEEMLSVFTTNWTFNDGYMHPSDKPGLGIDFDEKLAAKYPYNPAYLPVARLEDGTLWNW, from the coding sequence ATGAAAATCATAAAAGCAGAAGTCTTTGTATGTAGCCCCGGTCGTAATTTTGTCACATTAAAAATTACCACCGATGAAGGCGTATATGGGCTAGGTGATGCCACCCTTAACGGGAGAGAGCTCTCAGTGGCATCCTATCTTCAAGATCACCTCTGTCCTCAGTTGATAGGCCGTGATCCACATAAAATCGAAGATATTTATCAGTTCTTCTATAAGGGAGCCTATTGGCGCAGAGGCCCAGTTACGATGTCCGCTATTTCTGCGATTGATATGGCACTTTGGGATATTAAAGGCAAAGTTGCCAACCTTCCGGTTTATCAATTACTCGGTGGCGCTTCTCGTGAAGGCGTGATGGTTTATTGCCACACCACGGGTACCGATATTGCCGAAACACTAGATAACTACGCAAAATATAAAGAAAAAGGTTTTAAAGCGATCCGTGTGCAGTGCGGCATCCCAGGAATGGCAACCACATATGGGCAAAGCAAAGGGAAAAATCTTGCTTACGAACCAGCGACAAAAGGCCATCACCCTGAAGAGCAATTTTGGTCAACCGAAAAATATCTCGACTTTATGCCAAAACTGTTTGAAGCCGTACGGGACAAATATGGCTTCAATGAGCACCTTTTACATGATATGCACCATCGCTTGACCCCTATTGAAGCGGCTCGCTTCGGTAAAAGTATTGAAGATTATCGATTATTTTGGATGGAAGACCCAACACCAGCGGAAAACCAAGCTTGTTTTAGATTAATTCGTCAACATACCGTCACCCCAATCGCTGTAGGTGAAGTTTTTAATAGCATTTGGGATTGTAAACAATTGATTGAAGAGCAACTCATCGATTATATCCGCACCACAATCACGCATGCTGGCGGGATCACAGGTATGCGCCGGATTGCTGATTTCGCTTCACTTTACCAAGTCAGAACCGGTTCTCATGGTCCATCTGACCTATCCCCAATTTGCCATGCTGCCGCCTTACACTTTGATCTATGGGTACCCAATTTCGGTGTTCAAGAGTTTATGGGCTACTCCGAAGAAATGTTGTCCGTATTTACGACTAACTGGACGTTCAACGATGGTTATATGCACCCAAGTGATAAGCCCGGTTTAGGTATCGATTTTGATGAAAAACTGGCAGCGAAATACCCATACAACCCAGCTTATCTTCCAGTCGCTCGTCTCGAAGACGGCACGTTGTGGAACTGGTAA
- a CDS encoding Zn-dependent oxidoreductase, translating into MKAVKSVVIKEPNTLLIEERSVPEPAENQVRVKVRLAGICGSDSHIYRGHNPFAKYPRVIGHEFFGVIEKVGSDVDSKRVGERVSIDPVLSCGHCYPCSIGKPNVCETLEVLGVHTDGGFTEYVNVPAANAYTIPDSISDECAVTVEPYSIAANVTSHVHPTQDDVALVYGAGTIGLTCAQVLKGVYQVKTLIMVDRVAERLARAKDCGADIVIDNSQTPLPEQLKALGLRPTLVLDAACHPAILQEAILIASPAARVSIMGFSSEASAVTQQSITSKEISLFSSRLNAKKFPEVISWIESKKIDPTKILTHQFPFTEAQEAILTFEKDQKTCCKILLTF; encoded by the coding sequence ATGAAAGCTGTAAAATCGGTAGTAATTAAAGAACCCAATACGTTATTGATTGAAGAACGTTCAGTTCCTGAACCGGCTGAAAACCAAGTACGAGTAAAAGTTCGCTTAGCCGGTATTTGTGGTTCTGACAGCCATATCTACCGTGGCCATAACCCATTTGCAAAGTATCCACGTGTGATTGGCCATGAATTTTTTGGTGTCATTGAAAAAGTGGGTTCAGACGTAGATAGCAAACGCGTTGGTGAACGTGTCTCTATCGACCCGGTCCTTAGCTGTGGTCATTGTTACCCATGCTCAATTGGTAAACCAAATGTGTGTGAAACACTAGAAGTATTAGGTGTTCATACTGATGGTGGGTTCACTGAATATGTCAATGTCCCTGCAGCCAATGCTTATACCATTCCTGATTCAATCAGCGATGAATGTGCTGTTACCGTTGAGCCATACTCTATTGCCGCCAACGTGACTTCCCATGTTCATCCAACTCAAGATGATGTCGCATTAGTCTATGGTGCAGGTACAATTGGCTTAACCTGTGCGCAGGTTCTCAAAGGGGTTTACCAAGTCAAAACCTTAATTATGGTTGACCGCGTGGCTGAGCGATTAGCAAGAGCAAAAGATTGTGGTGCTGATATTGTCATTGATAACTCACAAACCCCATTACCAGAGCAACTCAAAGCACTGGGGCTTCGCCCAACGTTAGTACTTGATGCAGCTTGCCACCCCGCTATCTTACAAGAAGCCATCTTGATTGCGTCCCCCGCAGCAAGAGTTTCGATTATGGGCTTTTCAAGTGAAGCAAGTGCCGTTACACAGCAAAGTATCACCAGCAAAGAGATTTCATTGTTTTCTTCACGCTTGAATGCCAAAAAATTCCCAGAGGTGATTAGCTGGATAGAATCTAAAAAAATTGACCCAACGAAAATCTTGACACATCAGTTCCCATTCACTGAAGCGCAAGAGGCAATCTTAACCTTTGAAAAAGACCAGAAGACCTGCTGTAAAATTCTTTTAACCTTTTAA
- a CDS encoding MFS transporter — protein sequence MNTQSIDPSGKVERNSGDLTKAAVSGWLGTALEFMDFQLYSLGAALVFHEIFFPEQSASMALILAMGTYGAGYVARIVGAVFFGQMGDRIGRKKVLFITITMMGVCTTLIGVLPTYAQVGILAPLLLVLLRIIQGLGAGAEISGAGTMLAEYAPKGRRGIVASLVGLGTNCGTLSATAIWAVMFFWLDKSDLLAWGWRVPFLASFVVMLFAVWLRLNLKESPVFEKVQNTEEQEAKTAVQAPPKESFFAMFKSKAFWLATGIRFGQAGNSGLIQTFLAGYLVQSLLFDKSIPTDAIMISSVVGFLTIPVIGLISDKFGRRIPYIILSLSAMLLAYPMLSVIVDGANSVSLITICIIIVHNCSVLGLFALENITMAEMFNSRNRFTGMAVAKEIGGLIASGLGPVLAGIFCSITGSWWPIAIMIIIYSAISLISAIIMPEVKDRDLTSTLDAVEEAEQQKGKVKYATVNQ from the coding sequence ATGAATACTCAGTCAATTGACCCATCAGGGAAAGTGGAACGCAACTCTGGCGATCTGACCAAAGCTGCCGTTTCAGGCTGGCTAGGAACCGCTCTAGAGTTTATGGATTTCCAGCTTTACTCGTTAGGCGCAGCACTTGTTTTCCATGAAATATTTTTCCCTGAACAATCCGCTTCAATGGCATTAATTCTTGCGATGGGAACTTACGGTGCCGGATATGTCGCACGTATTGTTGGTGCGGTTTTCTTTGGTCAAATGGGCGACCGGATTGGTCGTAAAAAAGTACTCTTTATCACCATCACCATGATGGGGGTGTGTACTACACTAATCGGGGTATTACCGACCTACGCACAGGTAGGTATCCTCGCCCCGCTATTATTAGTTCTTTTGCGAATAATTCAAGGCTTAGGAGCAGGCGCTGAAATTTCAGGTGCAGGAACCATGCTGGCAGAATATGCGCCAAAAGGCCGTCGTGGTATTGTGGCTTCATTAGTAGGTCTGGGAACAAACTGCGGCACATTAAGCGCCACTGCGATTTGGGCGGTTATGTTCTTCTGGTTAGACAAATCAGACTTACTGGCGTGGGGCTGGCGTGTACCATTCTTGGCAAGCTTCGTGGTAATGCTGTTTGCAGTATGGTTACGACTGAACCTGAAAGAAAGCCCTGTATTTGAGAAAGTGCAAAATACGGAAGAACAAGAAGCCAAAACTGCAGTACAAGCACCACCGAAAGAAAGTTTCTTTGCCATGTTCAAGTCTAAAGCATTTTGGTTAGCGACTGGTATTCGTTTCGGTCAAGCAGGTAACTCTGGGTTAATTCAAACTTTCTTAGCGGGGTATTTAGTTCAAAGCCTATTGTTTGATAAAAGCATTCCAACTGATGCAATCATGATCAGCTCGGTTGTCGGTTTCCTGACTATTCCTGTTATTGGTCTGATATCCGATAAATTTGGTCGTCGTATTCCTTATATTATTCTTAGCTTATCTGCCATGTTGCTCGCCTATCCGATGTTATCTGTCATTGTGGACGGCGCAAACAGCGTTAGCTTGATTACCATCTGTATTATTATCGTTCATAACTGTTCAGTACTCGGATTATTTGCCTTAGAAAATATTACGATGGCTGAAATGTTCAACTCACGTAACCGCTTCACCGGTATGGCTGTGGCCAAAGAAATTGGCGGCTTAATTGCCTCTGGTTTAGGCCCAGTTCTCGCAGGTATTTTCTGTAGCATCACCGGAAGCTGGTGGCCGATTGCTATCATGATCATCATTTACTCCGCCATTTCATTAATCAGTGCCATCATCATGCCTGAAGTGAAAGATCGTGATTTAACCAGCACGTTGGATGCAGTTGAAGAGGCTGAACAACAAAAAGGTAAAGTGAAATATGCAACTGTCAACCAATAA
- a CDS encoding mannitol dehydrogenase family protein: MQLSTNNLNQLPATIKVPSYDREQVKVKMLHLGFGAFHRAHQAIFADILATEQQSDWGFCEVNLVGGEQQIEDLLAQDCLYNVVEMQGDNWQTRTVGVVKEALHPTIHGIDAVINRMLDPNIAIVSMTVTEKGYCYVPATGSIDFANPAIAHDLASPNAPKSLPGLIVEALKRRKALSIAPFTVMSCDNMPENGHITKNVILAMAAKQDIALANWIETNVTFPSTMVDRIVPAMTPDTAEKIQSQLGPIVDKVAIACEPFRQWVIEDNFVAGRPEWEKAGAQLVTDVIPFEEMKLRMLNGSHSFLAYLGYLAGYQYINECMQDSAYEKAAYHLMVNEQAPTLSIKNVDLPAYANALIERFKNTGLKHRTWQIAMDGTLKLSQRLLDSIQIHLKKGQSFDYLALAVAGWMRYVSGKDDLGAEIQISDPQAVKLAELVANSTDDESRVRALLSLNSLFTEELVNNSLFTEKVTAFYLSLRDNGAKKTVEALNHQHAL, encoded by the coding sequence ATGCAACTGTCAACCAATAACCTAAACCAATTACCCGCCACTATCAAAGTACCAAGCTATGATAGGGAACAGGTAAAGGTAAAAATGCTTCACTTAGGTTTCGGCGCGTTCCATCGCGCCCACCAAGCCATCTTTGCAGATATCTTAGCCACAGAACAACAGAGTGACTGGGGTTTTTGTGAGGTCAATTTAGTCGGTGGTGAGCAACAAATTGAGGATTTACTCGCTCAAGATTGCCTTTATAACGTAGTTGAAATGCAAGGTGATAACTGGCAAACCCGTACGGTGGGGGTGGTAAAAGAAGCATTACACCCGACTATTCATGGAATTGATGCCGTTATCAATCGTATGTTAGACCCTAACATTGCCATCGTTTCCATGACGGTTACTGAAAAAGGCTATTGCTATGTACCTGCGACAGGCTCGATTGATTTTGCTAACCCCGCAATCGCACATGATTTAGCCTCACCAAATGCCCCGAAATCATTGCCGGGCCTGATTGTTGAAGCCTTAAAACGCCGTAAAGCACTGAGTATTGCACCATTTACAGTCATGTCCTGTGATAATATGCCTGAAAATGGCCATATCACGAAAAATGTCATTTTAGCGATGGCTGCAAAACAGGATATCGCACTGGCAAATTGGATTGAAACCAATGTCACTTTTCCCTCTACCATGGTGGATAGAATTGTGCCTGCCATGACACCAGACACTGCAGAGAAAATTCAATCTCAACTGGGCCCTATCGTCGACAAAGTCGCCATTGCCTGTGAACCATTTCGCCAATGGGTGATTGAAGACAATTTTGTCGCGGGTCGTCCTGAGTGGGAGAAAGCAGGCGCTCAGTTAGTTACAGATGTCATTCCATTTGAAGAAATGAAGCTGCGCATGTTAAATGGTAGCCACTCTTTCCTTGCTTATTTAGGTTATTTAGCTGGTTACCAATACATAAATGAATGCATGCAGGATAGCGCGTATGAAAAAGCCGCTTATCACCTGATGGTCAATGAGCAGGCACCAACGTTATCCATCAAAAATGTGGATTTACCTGCCTATGCCAATGCCCTGATTGAGCGTTTTAAAAATACGGGGTTGAAACATCGTACTTGGCAAATCGCGATGGATGGAACGTTGAAATTATCCCAACGTTTACTCGATTCTATCCAAATACATCTGAAAAAAGGCCAATCATTTGATTATTTAGCCTTGGCTGTTGCAGGATGGATGCGTTATGTCAGCGGAAAAGATGATCTCGGTGCAGAAATTCAAATCAGCGACCCACAGGCAGTAAAATTAGCTGAGCTCGTTGCAAATAGCACTGATGATGAAAGCCGTGTTCGCGCACTG